The following proteins are co-located in the Anopheles cruzii unplaced genomic scaffold, idAnoCruzAS_RS32_06 scaffold00761_ctg1, whole genome shotgun sequence genome:
- the LOC128276225 gene encoding glutamyl-tRNA(Gln) amidotransferase subunit A, mitochondrial-like, whose amino-acid sequence MNRLPLRVRQLSECFRDKSLDPCSVADQSIAAIDRLKPLNAFIRVASAKARQQAEQSRERYRNATPKGVLDGVTIAVKDNFCTKELHTTCASRMLENFIPTYNATVVERLEQSGAVLMGKTNLDQFGMGSGCVDSIFGPTRNSWSEDLTDDRFRIAGGSSGGSAVAVAAGLCYAALGSDTGGSTRNPASYCGVVGLKPTYGLVSRYGLIPLVNSMDVPGIMTRTTEDCAVVLNAIAGPDDKDSTTVKKRFLPIELGDGLASLKGIRVGIPQEYHCVGLDKEVLETWTIVADMMQAAGATVSSVSLPNTASSIFVYSILNQCEVSSNMARYDGIEYGHRSKEDASTEQLYAKTRAEGFNDVVKNRILAGNFFLLRRNYEKYFQKALKVRRLISDDFVRAFREVDVLLAPTTL is encoded by the exons ATGAATCGCTTGCCTCTTCGAGTACGCCAGCTTTCGGAATGTTTTCGGGATAAATCGTTAGATCCGTGCTCGGTGGCCGATCAATCCATAGCTGCGATTGATCGCCTTAAACCTCTAAATGCATTCATTCGCGTAGCATCGGCCAAAGCGCGACAGCAGGCGGAACAATCGCGAGAACGTTATCGCAATGCTACACCGAAAGGTGTCCTCGATGGGGTCACCATTGCAGTGAAGGATAACTTCTGCACCAAAGAACTGCACACGACTTGTGCCTCTCG aatgttggaaaatttcaTCCCCACGTACAATGCAACGGTGGTGGAAAGGCTGGAACAATCTGGAGCCGTTTTGATGGGCAAAACCAACCTGGATCAGTTCGGTATGGGATCCGGGTGCGTGGACTCCATTTTCGGCCCCACTCGCAACAGCTGGAGTGAAGATCTAACCGATGACCGGTTTCGTATCGCCGGTGGGAGTTCTGGCGGTtcagccgttgccgttgcagCTGGTTTGTGTTACGCGGCACTCGGTTCAGACACCGGTGGATCAACGAGAAACCCGGCTTCGTACTGTGGAGTCGTTGGCTTGAAACCAACATACGGATTAGTTTCGCGCTATGGCTTAATCCCGTTAGTAAACTCGATGGACGTACCGGGAATCATGACCCGGACGACGGAAGATTGCGCGGTGGTTCTAAATGCCATAGCCGGACCCGATGACAAAGATTCGACAACCGTTAAAAAGCGTTTTCTCCCTATAGAACTAGGAGACGGGTTAGCTTCGCTGAAAGGAATACGCGTAGGAATTCCGCAAGAGTATCACTGCGTTGGACTGGACAAAGAGGTACTGGAAACATGGACCATCGTAGCGGACATGATGCAGGCGGCCGGAGCCACGGTTTCTTCCGTCTCATTGCCAAACACGGCATCATCTATTTTCGTCTATTCCATTCTCAATCAGTGCGAAGTGAGCAGCAACATGGCCCGCTACGACGGCATTGAGTATGGCCACCGTTCCAAAGAGGACGCAAGTACCGAGCAATTGTACGCCAAAACGAGGGCCGAAGGTTTCAATGACGTTGTTAAGAATCGAATCCTCGCCGGAAACTTCTTCCTGCTTCGTCGCAACTATGAAAAGTACTTTCAGAAAGCACTCAAAGTGCGAAGACTTATATCGGACGACTTTGTGCGTGCGTTCCGGGAGGTGGACGTTCTGCTAGCGCCGACCACGTTGA